A single genomic interval of Odontesthes bonariensis isolate fOdoBon6 chromosome 3, fOdoBon6.hap1, whole genome shotgun sequence harbors:
- the LOC142377691 gene encoding ciliary microtubule inner protein 1-like, which translates to MSAVTVSFIYICCGKAHLKTEKNSAAVWPKKWGFLTEAYKEFETESVKMKEALKVELREHPTVQPSSPPRKNIHVGSSPPVPQTTQAFIGWRSGHSGLQLENYSTVHHGRRSFLKELGWPRDACS; encoded by the exons ATGTCTGCTGTTACTGTGTCTTTTATCTACATCTGTTGTGG GAAAGCACACTTAAAAACCGAGAAGAATTCAGCTGCAGTCTGGCCCAAGAAGTGGGGCTTCCTCACTGAAGCCTACAAAGAG TTTGAGACGGAGAGTGTGAAGATGAAGGAGGCACTAAAAGTGGAACTCCGTGAACACCCGACTGTTCAACCTTCCAGCCCTCCACGAAAAAACATCCAC GTTGgctcctcccctcctgttccacAGACAACTCAGGCTTTTATTGGTTGGCGTTCAGGCCACTCAGGTCTTCAGCTGGAAAATTACAGCacggtgcatcatgggaggcgTAGTTTTCTGAAGGAACTGGGCTGGCCTCGGGATGCTTGCAGCTGA